Proteins from a single region of Hymenobacter aquaticus:
- a CDS encoding NAD(P)/FAD-dependent oxidoreductase, with the protein MSAYDYLIIGHGIAGAAMAHELRRRGNAVLVLDADKPDSASNVAAGLMNPVAGQRFALTWRADELMTAARAFYRGLEAHFGQRFFFEVPILKLLSSVAEQNALLARSADNPWQDFVESIDLAPAPQPSLRQDFGGVNIRRGGYVALREVLAALAEEGLQNGWLRRETFAPDQLVVDASGVVYAGEVRAKHIIFCEGSAATQNPYFNWLPLRPNQGEVLDVECPGLSEAQVLNKGAYVVPLGQARFRVGATYRRPPFADSITEQARQELSQKLAGMTDQPFSVVGQRMGIRPAVQDRKPLVGVHPAWPVVSICNGFGSKGVMIAPRLAAHFADVLEGTTELWPEVNIRRYSALYVASLSEAGLSS; encoded by the coding sequence ATGAGTGCTTACGATTACCTGATTATCGGCCACGGCATTGCGGGGGCCGCCATGGCCCACGAACTGCGCCGCCGCGGCAACGCCGTGCTGGTGCTCGATGCCGACAAGCCGGACTCGGCTTCCAACGTGGCCGCCGGGCTGATGAACCCCGTGGCCGGGCAGCGCTTCGCCCTTACCTGGCGGGCTGATGAGCTGATGACGGCCGCCCGTGCGTTCTACCGCGGCCTGGAGGCGCATTTCGGCCAGCGGTTCTTTTTCGAGGTGCCCATTCTGAAGCTGCTCTCGTCGGTGGCCGAGCAAAATGCCCTGCTGGCCCGTAGCGCCGACAATCCGTGGCAGGATTTTGTGGAAAGCATCGACCTCGCGCCCGCGCCCCAGCCCAGTTTGCGCCAGGATTTCGGGGGCGTAAACATCCGGCGCGGCGGCTACGTGGCCCTGCGTGAGGTGCTGGCCGCCCTGGCCGAAGAAGGCCTGCAAAATGGCTGGCTGCGGCGCGAAACTTTTGCCCCGGATCAACTTGTTGTCGATGCCAGCGGCGTTGTGTACGCGGGAGAAGTGCGCGCCAAGCATATTATCTTCTGCGAAGGCAGCGCAGCCACTCAAAATCCGTACTTTAACTGGCTGCCGCTGCGGCCCAACCAGGGCGAGGTGCTCGACGTGGAGTGCCCCGGCCTGTCGGAAGCGCAGGTGCTCAACAAGGGTGCCTACGTAGTGCCGCTGGGGCAGGCGCGGTTTCGGGTGGGTGCCACGTACCGGCGGCCCCCGTTTGCCGATTCGATTACCGAGCAGGCCCGGCAGGAGCTTAGTCAGAAGCTGGCGGGCATGACGGACCAGCCGTTTTCGGTGGTGGGCCAGCGGATGGGAATCCGGCCGGCCGTGCAAGACCGAAAACCGCTGGTCGGCGTGCATCCGGCCTGGCCGGTTGTGAGTATATGCAATGGCTTCGGCTCCAAAGGGGTGATGATTGCTCCGCGGCTGGCCGCCCATTTTGCCGACGTGCTGGAAGGCACAACGGAATTATGGCCCGAAGTCAATATCCGGCGGTATTCCGCGTTATATGTAGCTAGCCTTTCCGAGGCTGGCCTTTCTTCTTGA
- a CDS encoding MBL fold metallo-hydrolase yields the protein MTVSGFTFNAFSENTYLLHDATGQCVVVDPGCYDKAEQQALRAFIEAQGLRVVLLLNTHCHIDHVFGNKFILDTYDVPFLIHEADLATLRAVPTYAPSYGFAQYSPAEPTGFLTPGTPVTFGTTELEVRFAPGHAPGHVVFYHAPTATVIGGDVLFQGSIGRTDLPGGDYNTLIDSIRTQLLTLPDTVTVYPGHGPATTIGAERQSNPFLR from the coding sequence ATGACCGTCTCTGGTTTTACCTTCAACGCTTTTTCCGAAAATACTTACCTGCTGCACGATGCCACGGGCCAGTGCGTGGTCGTCGACCCGGGCTGCTACGACAAGGCCGAGCAGCAGGCCCTGCGCGCCTTCATCGAAGCCCAGGGCCTGCGGGTGGTGCTGCTGCTGAACACGCACTGCCACATCGACCACGTGTTCGGCAATAAGTTTATTCTGGACACCTACGACGTACCGTTCCTGATTCACGAGGCCGACCTGGCCACGCTGCGGGCCGTGCCGACGTACGCGCCCAGCTACGGCTTTGCCCAGTACAGCCCCGCCGAGCCCACCGGCTTCCTGACGCCCGGTACGCCCGTCACGTTTGGCACCACTGAGCTGGAAGTGCGCTTTGCCCCCGGCCACGCGCCCGGCCACGTCGTGTTCTACCACGCCCCTACCGCAACGGTTATCGGCGGCGACGTGCTGTTTCAGGGCAGCATCGGGCGCACCGACTTGCCCGGCGGCGACTACAACACCCTCATCGACAGTATCCGCACCCAGCTCCTGACGCTGCCCGATACCGTCACGGTATACCCCGGCCACGGCCCGGCTACCACCATTGGCGCTGAGCGACAGTCCAATCCGTTTTTGCGCTAA
- a CDS encoding CDP-alcohol phosphatidyltransferase family protein: protein MKNHLPNAVTCLNLFAGCLALCNIFAGHLETAAYLVGLAAAFDFADGLLARALHASSPIGKDLDSLADMVSFGVVPGAILFHLLQRGGGLPEWLPYAGFIVTVFSALRLAKFNNDTRQNTSFIGLPTPACTLVVASLPLILAHDTFGLTDLILNPWVLLGLTALLSGLLVAEIPLFALKFKNLTWQDNSLRFIFLLLAVALLVGLGATAIPLIVLLYVGLSVVRPAYG, encoded by the coding sequence ATGAAGAACCACCTTCCCAACGCCGTTACCTGTCTGAATCTGTTTGCCGGGTGCCTGGCCCTGTGCAACATCTTTGCCGGCCACCTCGAAACGGCCGCCTACCTGGTGGGCCTGGCCGCCGCCTTCGACTTTGCCGACGGCCTGCTGGCCCGCGCCCTGCACGCCTCCTCCCCCATCGGTAAAGACCTCGACTCCCTGGCCGACATGGTGTCGTTTGGCGTGGTGCCCGGGGCCATCCTGTTTCACCTGCTCCAGCGCGGCGGCGGCCTGCCCGAGTGGCTGCCCTACGCCGGCTTCATTGTGACGGTATTTTCGGCCTTGCGGCTGGCCAAGTTCAACAACGACACCCGGCAGAATACCTCCTTCATCGGCCTGCCGACTCCGGCCTGCACGCTGGTCGTGGCTTCCCTACCGCTCATTCTGGCCCACGACACGTTCGGCCTCACCGACCTGATTCTGAATCCCTGGGTGCTGCTGGGGCTCACCGCGCTGCTCTCGGGCCTGCTGGTGGCCGAAATTCCCTTGTTTGCGCTCAAGTTCAAGAACCTGACCTGGCAGGATAACTCCCTGCGGTTCATTTTTCTGCTGCTGGCCGTGGCTTTGCTGGTGGGGTTGGGCGCTACGGCTATTCCGCTCATTGTGCTGCTCTACGTGGGCCTGTCGGTGGTGCGGCCGGCATACGGCTGA